Proteins co-encoded in one Brassica rapa cultivar Chiifu-401-42 chromosome A02, CAAS_Brap_v3.01, whole genome shotgun sequence genomic window:
- the LOC117131991 gene encoding secreted RxLR effector protein 161-like has translation MDKSTPLSIPMVVRSLNIKSDPFRPPEEKEEILGPEVPYLSAIGALMYLANCTRPDISFAVNLLARFSSSPTRRHWNGIKHVFRYLQGTIDLGLFYPKDSKGQMIGFADAGYLSDPHKARSQTGYVFTIGGTVISWRSQKQTLVATSSNHAEFIALHEASRECVWLRSISRHICSSSGIDGNTEPTILYEDNAACVTQTKDGYIKSDRTKHIHPKFFSYTQ, from the coding sequence ATGGATAAATCAACTCCTCTTAGCATCCCGATGGTCGTTAGGTCACTTAATATTAAAAGCGATCCATTTCGACCACCTgaggagaaagaagagataCTTGGTCCGGAAGTACCATATCTAAGTGCAATTGGAGCGCTGATGTACCTTGCAAATTGTACACGGCCTGATATATCATTTGCTGTAAATCTTTTGGCAAGATTCAGCTCATCTCCAACTCGGAGACATTGGAATGGGATTAAACATGTTTTTCGTTACCTCCAAGGGACCATTGATTTGGGTTTATTTTACCCTAAAGATTCAAAAGGTCAAATGATTGGTTTTGCAGATGCAGGATATCTTTCAGATCCACACAAAGCCCGATCGCAAACGGGATATGTTTTCACGATTGGAGGCACTGTTATATCTTGGCGTTCTCAGAAACAAACGCTCGTGGCTACTTCTTCAAATCATGCTGAATTTATCGCACTCCATGAAGCAAGTAGAGAATGTGTTTGGCTAAGATCAATAAGCCGACACATCTGTTCAAGCAGTGGGATTGACGGAAATACAGAGCCAACTATCCTCTATGAAGATAATGCAGCATGTGTTACTCAAACAAAGGACGGATATATCAAAAGCGATAGAACGAAACATATTCATCCAAAGTTCTTCTCATACACTCAATAG
- the LOC103828194 gene encoding uncharacterized protein LOC103828194, protein MANIEKLQFPALKITGENYVGWVTNVKPYLVMKKITETIVIGNKSPPEHIAEAIIFLKKHLDENLTHDYASVEDPAELWQALKERFDNQRQVNLRHALEEWKNLRFQDFQKVEDYNSAVLRIVSLLKYCGNPVSEEEMMNKTYNTFHKQLHFLPEIYRKCGYTRFSELMVALMLAEKNNELLIKNHNSRPTGAKAFPEVNATAIENSERRNQTNRGHGRRFNNKRGKTYNPKWKGSNKWVRSEQVSKGKKTQGDTTQKRETVCYRCGCKGHWSRTCRTPPHLCKLYQESTEGKVKEVNLTENFEGTSYLDASDFANELD, encoded by the coding sequence ATGGCAAACATCGAGAAACTTCAGTTCCCGGCTCTCAAAATAACTGGCGAAAACTACGTCGGATGGGTCACAAACGTGAAACCATATCTGGTGATGAAAAAGATAACTGAAACGATTGTAATCGGTAACAAATCGCCGCCCGAGCATATAGCCGAGGCGATAATCTTCCTGAAGAAGCATTTAGATGAGAATCTAACGCACGACTATGCAAGCGTTGAAGACCCAGCTGAACTGTGGCAAGCTTTAAAAGAAAGGTTTGATAACCAGAGACAAGTCAACCTCCGTCACGCTCTAGAAGAGTGGAAAAACCTGAGGTTCCAAGATTTTCAAAAGGTTGAGGATTACAATTCCGCTGTCCTGAGGATAGTTTCACTCCTGAAATATTGCGGTAACCCTGTCTCTGAGGAAGAAATGATGAATAAAACATACAACACTTTCCACAAACAGCTTCACTTCCTGCCCGAAATATACAGAAAATGCGGGTACACAAGATTTTCTGAATTGATGGTTGCGCTCATGTTGGCTGAAAAGAACAATGAGCTCCTGATCAAAAACCACAATTCCCGACCTACGGGAGCCAAAGCATTTCCTGAAGTGAATGCTACGGCGATAGAAAATTCAGAAAGGAGGAACCAGACCAACCGAGGTCATGGTCGTCGTTTCAACAACAAACGTGGAAAAACTTACAATCCCAAATGGAAGGGATCTAACAAGTGGGTTAGATCCGAACAAGTTTCTAAGGGTAAAAAAACTCAAGGGGATACCACCCAGAAGCGTGAGACAGTGTGTTACAGATGTGGCTGTAAAGGACATTGGTCCCGTACATGTCGTACTCCTCCACATCTCTGTAAGTTATATCAAGAGTCCACGGAAGGCAAAGTTAAAGAAGTGAACCTCACTGAAAACTTTGAAGGGACATCGTACCTCGATGCCTCCGACTTTGCAAATGAGCTGGACTAG
- the LOC103848811 gene encoding uncharacterized protein LOC103848811 isoform X4, which yields MRKGVLESEFTEEIVRISDDRSHSGRDVGEKVTILEDELMGFVKSVNVLRCRGSNSNWRINQDGLMLKSKSVYKSVTEEVSVWGWPLQTGELFGTGFSSSLFTVLSGRVTDWSEGRFGYTVREANISWGKTKWSTSVLQLDHSTWVLEYSLSSVIKHSSLLSLGTDVLAHMMFQAAKNVNRRVLWMFSASRIFIVEW from the exons ATGCGAAAAGGGGTTTTAGAATCTGAGTTTACAGAGGAGATAGTGAGGATCTCTGATGACAGATCTCATTCTGGTCGTGATGTTGGCGAGAAAGTGACGATCTTGGAAGATGAGTTAATGGGTTTTGTTAAAAGTGTAAACGTTTTGAGATGCAGAGGTTCCAATTCCAATTGGAGAATCAATCAG GATGGTCTGATGTTGAAGTCTAAAAGTGTGTATAAATCTGTAACTGAAGAGGTGAGTGTATGGGGATGGCCTTTGCAGACAGGTGAATTGTTTGGTACTGGTTTCTCCTCAAGTTTGTTCACCGTGTTATCAGGCCGAGTTACTGAT TGGTCAGAGGGGAGATTTGGTTACACGGTACGTGAGGCCAACATTTCGTGGGGGAAAACTAAATGGAGCACATCGGTTCTGCAACTAGATCATAGCACATGGGTTCTTGAGTACAGTCTAAGCTCAGTGATAAAACATTCGAGTTTGTTGTCACTAGGAACAGATGTCCTAGCACACATGATGTTCCAAGCAGCAAAGAATGTAAACAGAAGGGTTTTGTGGATGTTTTCAGCCTCACGAATCTTTATAGTGGAGTGGTAA
- the LOC103848811 gene encoding uncharacterized protein LOC103848811 isoform X3 has product MRKGVLESEFTEEIVRISDDRSHSGRDVGEKVTILEDELMGFVKSVNVLRCRGSNSNWRINQDGLMLKSKSVYKSVTEEWSEGRFGYTVREANISWGKTKWSTSVLQLDHSTWVLEYSLSSVIKHSSLLSLGTDVLAHMMFQAAKNVNRRVLWMFSASRIFIVEW; this is encoded by the exons ATGCGAAAAGGGGTTTTAGAATCTGAGTTTACAGAGGAGATAGTGAGGATCTCTGATGACAGATCTCATTCTGGTCGTGATGTTGGCGAGAAAGTGACGATCTTGGAAGATGAGTTAATGGGTTTTGTTAAAAGTGTAAACGTTTTGAGATGCAGAGGTTCCAATTCCAATTGGAGAATCAATCAG GATGGTCTGATGTTGAAGTCTAAAAGTGTGTATAAATCTGTAACTGAAGAG TGGTCAGAGGGGAGATTTGGTTACACGGTACGTGAGGCCAACATTTCGTGGGGGAAAACTAAATGGAGCACATCGGTTCTGCAACTAGATCATAGCACATGGGTTCTTGAGTACAGTCTAAGCTCAGTGATAAAACATTCGAGTTTGTTGTCACTAGGAACAGATGTCCTAGCACACATGATGTTCCAAGCAGCAAAGAATGTAAACAGAAGGGTTTTGTGGATGTTTTCAGCCTCACGAATCTTTATAGTGGAGTGGTAA
- the LOC103848811 gene encoding uncharacterized protein LOC103848811 isoform X2, with product MRKGVLESEFTEEIVRISDDRSHSGRDVGEKVTILEDELMGFVKSVNVLRCRGSNSNWRINQDGLMLKSKSVYKSVTEEVSVWGWPLQTEGRFGYTVREANISWGKTKWSTSVLQLDHSTWVLEYSLSSVIKHSSLLSLGTDVLAHMMFQAAKNVNRRVLWMFSASRIFIVEW from the exons ATGCGAAAAGGGGTTTTAGAATCTGAGTTTACAGAGGAGATAGTGAGGATCTCTGATGACAGATCTCATTCTGGTCGTGATGTTGGCGAGAAAGTGACGATCTTGGAAGATGAGTTAATGGGTTTTGTTAAAAGTGTAAACGTTTTGAGATGCAGAGGTTCCAATTCCAATTGGAGAATCAATCAG GATGGTCTGATGTTGAAGTCTAAAAGTGTGTATAAATCTGTAACTGAAGAGGTGAGTGTATGGGGATGGCCTTTGCAGACAG AGGGGAGATTTGGTTACACGGTACGTGAGGCCAACATTTCGTGGGGGAAAACTAAATGGAGCACATCGGTTCTGCAACTAGATCATAGCACATGGGTTCTTGAGTACAGTCTAAGCTCAGTGATAAAACATTCGAGTTTGTTGTCACTAGGAACAGATGTCCTAGCACACATGATGTTCCAAGCAGCAAAGAATGTAAACAGAAGGGTTTTGTGGATGTTTTCAGCCTCACGAATCTTTATAGTGGAGTGGTAA
- the LOC103848811 gene encoding uncharacterized protein LOC103848811 isoform X1, with the protein MRKGVLESEFTEEIVRISDDRSHSGRDVGEKVTILEDELMGFVKSVNVLRCRGSNSNWRINQDGLMLKSKSVYKSVTEEVSVWGWPLQTGELFEGRFGYTVREANISWGKTKWSTSVLQLDHSTWVLEYSLSSVIKHSSLLSLGTDVLAHMMFQAAKNVNRRVLWMFSASRIFIVEW; encoded by the exons ATGCGAAAAGGGGTTTTAGAATCTGAGTTTACAGAGGAGATAGTGAGGATCTCTGATGACAGATCTCATTCTGGTCGTGATGTTGGCGAGAAAGTGACGATCTTGGAAGATGAGTTAATGGGTTTTGTTAAAAGTGTAAACGTTTTGAGATGCAGAGGTTCCAATTCCAATTGGAGAATCAATCAG GATGGTCTGATGTTGAAGTCTAAAAGTGTGTATAAATCTGTAACTGAAGAGGTGAGTGTATGGGGATGGCCTTTGCAGACAGGTGAATTGTTTG AGGGGAGATTTGGTTACACGGTACGTGAGGCCAACATTTCGTGGGGGAAAACTAAATGGAGCACATCGGTTCTGCAACTAGATCATAGCACATGGGTTCTTGAGTACAGTCTAAGCTCAGTGATAAAACATTCGAGTTTGTTGTCACTAGGAACAGATGTCCTAGCACACATGATGTTCCAAGCAGCAAAGAATGTAAACAGAAGGGTTTTGTGGATGTTTTCAGCCTCACGAATCTTTATAGTGGAGTGGTAA
- the LOC103848811 gene encoding uncharacterized protein LOC103848811 isoform X5 — MRKGVLESEFTEEIVRISDDRSHSGRDVGEKVTILEDELMGFVKSVNVLRCRGSNSNWRINQDGLMLKSKSVYKSVTEERGDLVTRYVRPTFRGGKLNGAHRFCN; from the exons ATGCGAAAAGGGGTTTTAGAATCTGAGTTTACAGAGGAGATAGTGAGGATCTCTGATGACAGATCTCATTCTGGTCGTGATGTTGGCGAGAAAGTGACGATCTTGGAAGATGAGTTAATGGGTTTTGTTAAAAGTGTAAACGTTTTGAGATGCAGAGGTTCCAATTCCAATTGGAGAATCAATCAG GATGGTCTGATGTTGAAGTCTAAAAGTGTGTATAAATCTGTAACTGAAGAG AGGGGAGATTTGGTTACACGGTACGTGAGGCCAACATTTCGTGGGGGAAAACTAAATGGAGCACATCGGTTCTGCAACTAG
- the LOC103848811 gene encoding uncharacterized protein LOC103848811 isoform X7 yields MRKGVLESEFTEEIVRISDDRSHSGRDVGEKVTILEDELMGFVKSVNVLRCRGSNSNWRINQDGLMLKSKSVYKSVTEEVSVWGWPLQTVVRGEIWLHGT; encoded by the exons ATGCGAAAAGGGGTTTTAGAATCTGAGTTTACAGAGGAGATAGTGAGGATCTCTGATGACAGATCTCATTCTGGTCGTGATGTTGGCGAGAAAGTGACGATCTTGGAAGATGAGTTAATGGGTTTTGTTAAAAGTGTAAACGTTTTGAGATGCAGAGGTTCCAATTCCAATTGGAGAATCAATCAG GATGGTCTGATGTTGAAGTCTAAAAGTGTGTATAAATCTGTAACTGAAGAGGTGAGTGTATGGGGATGGCCTTTGCAGACAG TGGTCAGAGGGGAGATTTGGTTACACGGTACGTGA
- the LOC103848811 gene encoding uncharacterized protein LOC103848811 isoform X6, producing MRKGVLESEFTEEIVRISDDRSHSGRDVGEKVTILEDELMGFVKSVNVLRCRGSNSNWRINQDGLMLKSKSVYKSVTEEVSVWGWPLQTGELFVVRGEIWLHGT from the exons ATGCGAAAAGGGGTTTTAGAATCTGAGTTTACAGAGGAGATAGTGAGGATCTCTGATGACAGATCTCATTCTGGTCGTGATGTTGGCGAGAAAGTGACGATCTTGGAAGATGAGTTAATGGGTTTTGTTAAAAGTGTAAACGTTTTGAGATGCAGAGGTTCCAATTCCAATTGGAGAATCAATCAG GATGGTCTGATGTTGAAGTCTAAAAGTGTGTATAAATCTGTAACTGAAGAGGTGAGTGTATGGGGATGGCCTTTGCAGACAGGTGAATTGTTTG TGGTCAGAGGGGAGATTTGGTTACACGGTACGTGA